The Girardinichthys multiradiatus isolate DD_20200921_A chromosome Y, DD_fGirMul_XY1, whole genome shotgun sequence genome has a window encoding:
- the LOC124865040 gene encoding carbohydrate sulfotransferase 12-like: MGTSRMFRIFVVLGSAFMILLIIIYWDDVGASNLYLHIPVSPGPKVPHPPPQLRPHTTRTPSFLSDIDAFVNQFLEPGTGEPTDTVPVDSSNQSEKSEERYIPRREWKIHLTPVAAELRERQEKRRRLLQEVCANDSVVFPGKNRSFDDIPNKELDHLIVDDRHGIIYCYVPKVACSNWKRIMIVLSESLQQEGAPQRDPLAIPRDLVHNSSMHFTFNKFWKRYGKFAKHLMKVKLKKYTKFLFVRDPFVRLISAYRNKFEMRNEDFYRRFAQVMLRRYANQPTPPASVDKAFTLGVHPSFSHFIQYLLDPQTEKDMPFNEHWRQVYRLCHPCQIQYDFVGHLETVEEDAEHLLRLLRVDNVVEFPTSHRNLTASSWEADWFSTVPVQARRELYKLYEPDFRLFGYDRPESILNE, translated from the exons ATGGGAACATCCAGGATGTTCCGCATTTTCGTGGTCTTGGGCTCGGCCTTCATGATCCTTCTCATCATCATCTACTGGGACGATGTAGGAGCCTCAAACCTCTATCTGCACATCCCGGTATCCCCGGGCCCCAAAGTCCCTCACCCACCTCCCCAGCTGAGGCCCCACACCACACGGACCCCATCTTTCCTGTCAGACATAGACGCCTTCGTCAACCAGTTCTTGGAGCCGGGAACCGGGGAGCCCACTGACACGGTGCCAGTTGATTCGAGCAACCAGTCAGAGAAGTCAGAGGAGCGTTACATCCCCCGGAGGGAATGGAAGATTCACCTTACTCCAGTGGCAGCAGAGCTCCGAGAGAGACAG GAAAAGAGGCGAAGGTTACTCCAGGAGGTGTGCGCCAACGACAGTGTGGTGTTTCCGGGCAAAAACCGTTCATTTGACGACATTCCCAACAAAGAGTTGGATCATCTTATTGTAGATGACAGACACGGCATCATCTACTGTTATGTTCCCAAG GTAGCGTGCAGTAACTGGAAGCGTATCATGATCGTACTCAGTGAGAGCCTGCAGCAGGAGGGCGCTCCCCAAAGAGACCCTCTGGCAATTCCCAGGGATCTGGTCCACAACAGCAGCATGCACTTTACCTTTAATAAGTTCTGGAAACGCTACGGAAAATTTGCAAAGCACCTCATGAAG GTGAAGCTGAAGAAGTACACAAAGTTCTTGTTCGTGCGGGATCCATTTGTGCGTCTCATCTCCGCCTATAGGAACAAATTTGAGATGCGCAACGAGGACTTCTACCGCCGCTTTGCACAAGTTATGTTGCGCCGCTACGCCAACCAGCCGACACCTCCTGCCTCTGTGGACAAGGCGTTCACTCTGGGCGTCCACCCGTCTTTCTCCCACTTCATCCAGTATCTTCTGGACCCTCAGACCGAGAAGGATATGCCCTTTAATGAGCACTGGCGGCAAGTGTATCGACTTTGCCATCCTTGCCAGATTCAGTATGACTTCGTGGGCCACTTGGAaacggtggaggaggacgcggAGCACCTCCTGCGCCTGCTGCGGGTGGACAACGTGGTGGAGTTCCCCACGTCTCACAGGAACCTCACAGCCAGCAGCTGGGAGGCCGACTGGTTCAGCACGGTGCCCGTCCAGGCTCGCCGGGAACTCTACAAGCTCTATGAGCCTGACTTCAGACTCTTTGGTTACGACAGGCCAGAGTCGATCCTCAATGAGTGA
- the LOC124864458 gene encoding complement C1q tumor necrosis factor-related protein 1-like, with product MSGVVLLLVSFSSPVVMAPPPNAPCRKCCDHMSPAEGSGDHPTMGEFSHVPEIRTYINMTILKGDKGDRGDRGTPGKVGHEGPPGAQGVAGSRGSKGQMGPQGDPCKLQYSAFSVARRKSLHSDDAYQAVIFDTVFVNLDNSFDMFQGKFLCRVAGVYFFNVNIHTWNFKETYLHIMQNDMERAIVYAQPSDRSIMQSQSMMLELQPGDAVWTRLFKRDRENAIYSDDVDVYITFNGYLIKPSGD from the exons ATGTCGGGTGTCGTCCTCCTCCTGGTCTCCTTCTCCTCCCCTGTGGTCATGGCGCCTCCTCCCAACGCTCCCTGTAGAAAATGCTGTGACCACATGTCGCCAGCAGAGGGCAGCGGAGATCATCCAACAATGGGAGAGTTCAGCCATGTCCCAGAGATTCGCACCTACATCAACATGACTATACTGAAAG GTGATAAAGGAGATCGTGGGGATAGAGGAACCCCAGGAAAAGTTGGACATGAAGGCCCTCCTGGGGCCCAAGGAGTAGCAGGGTCGAGGGGCAGTAAGGGCCAGATGGGCCCTCAAGGAGACCCCTGCAAACTTCAGTACTCCGCCTTCTCTGTCGCTCGTCGTAAGTCCCTGCACAGCGACGACGCTTACCAGGCGGTGATATTCGACACGGTCTTCGTCAACCTAGACAACAGCTTCGACATGTTCCAGGGCAAGTTCCTCTGCCGGGTCGCTGGCGTCTACTTCTTCAACGTCAACATCCACACGTGGAACTTCAAGGAGACGTATCTGCACATCATGCAGAACGACATGGAGCGGGCAATAGTGTACGCCCAGCCCAGCGACCGCTCAATCATGCAGagccagagcatgatgctggaGCTGCAGCCCGGCGATGCCGTCTGGACGCGCCTGTTCAAGAGGGACAGGGAGAACGCCATCTACAGCGATGACGTAGATGTTTATATCACTTTTAATGGATACCTCATCAAACCCAGCGGGGATTAA
- the LOC124863926 gene encoding interleukin-2 receptor subunit beta-like isoform X1, translated as MMLSPLYFTARIDLSVMSPAVEMLWSLCMLLVLLPVDPADAHTGSPGLLCTNDFVNNVSCSWTRSWVGSAENCWITGVKKYWKSRSIELIAQSCKLKQHRNSSLGCSFVFEKTAFSGSEVMPFINLTCNGTLVKDIKNYKPVDHIKMHPPGAPQVNITANFTLISWTLGSPVSMYFEASFNFELRVKQREQQWKDSKEFNTKEQELRSPVGKLKGNLEVRVRVKPSNRDKSHWSDWSPTTSWVDLADKKDWSPDQNSVKWILLLLSLCLLVIVLLAYYKSCKARGLLKGKPLPNPSKYFQTLHSVHQGNLKEWLNPLSGTQSFMVPSCDQIAQVAVCEDWNEMMPSPSPTSSSTSTFLHFHRNSISCSDNSGVIYNSSSLSSFSNVGYFISSSCSGSARTNPNPAYFTYHDNFQNLPQINGPQFCLYDPLNSFPEYESLKREPESPDSGFGIMKEDEMKETHRVICREGEEVLNDQSSPLLFLPLHLSSHLPSSPSAHPSALTQPSESQMDAAETDTSSSSAAQLVAGAMCRSSSMLVEPFKTGYLTLKELQITFSNKSI; from the exons ATGATGCTGTCACCCCTGTACTTCACAGCCAGAATCGATTTATCAG TCATGTCGCCGGCCGTGGAGATGCTGTGGTCCCTGTGCATGCTTCTGGTTCTGCTTCCAGTGGATCCAGCTGACGCTCACACAGGCTCTCCTG GACTCCTCTGCACAAATGACTTTGTTAACAATGTCAGCTGTAGTTGGACCAGATCATGGGTTGGTTCTGCTGAGAACTGTTGGATTACGGGAGTGAAGAAATATTGGAAATCTAGATCAATTGAATTAATAGC CCAAAGCTGCAAACTGAAACAACACAGAAATTCTTCTCTGGGCTGCAGTTTTGTCTTTGAAAAGACA GCTTTTTCTGGTTCTGAAGTGATGCCATTCATCAATTTAACATGTAATGGCACACTGGTGAAGGACATTAAAAACTACAAGCCAGTGGATCACA TTAAAATGCATCCtccaggagctccacaggtcAACATCACTGCCAATTTCACCCTGATATCGTGGACTCTGGGGAGTCCTGTCTCAATGTATTTTGAGGCTTCCTTCAACTTCGAGCTTCGGGTCAAACAGAGAGAACAACAATGGAAG GATTCCAAAGAGTTTAACACAAAAGAGCAAGAGCTGAGATCTCCTGTGGGGAAACTAAAGGGCAACCTGGAGGTCAGAGTCCGAGTCAAGCCGTCTAATAGGGACAAGAGCCACTGGAGCGATTGGAGCCCGACAACATCCTGGGTGGATTTGGCAGATAAGAAAG ACTGGTCACCAGATCAGAACTCGGTGAAGTGGATCTTACTTCTTCTCAGCTTGTGTCTCCTCGTTATTGTTTTGCTGGCCTACTACAAGAGCTGCAAGGCCCGAGG gctGCTTAAAGGGAAGCCGTTACCAAACCCTTCAAAGTACTTCCAAACTCTCCATTCGGTCCACCAAGGAAATCTGAAA gaatGGCTCAATCCCCTTTCAGGGACCCAATCATTCATGGTCCCTTCATGCGACCAAATTGCGCAAGTTGCGGTGTGTGAGGACTGGAATGAGATGATGCCCTCTCCTTCGCCAACTTCCAGCTCCACAAGCACCTTTCTTCACTTCCACAGAAACTCCATTTCTTGCTCAGACAACAGCGGCGTCATCTACAACTCTTCCTCTCTGTCTAGCTTCTCTAATGTGGGCTATTTCATATCCAGCTCCTGCAGCGGCTCAGCTAGGACCAACCCCAATCCGGCTTACTTCACCTATCATGACAATTTCCAAAACCTTCCCCAAATCAACGGCCCCCAATTCTGCCTCTATGATCCTCTTAATTCATTTCCTGAATATGAAAGTCTGAAGAGGGAGCCAGAGAGCCCTGACTCTGGTTTTGGCATCATGAAGGAAGATGAAATGAAAGAGACACACAGAGTCATTTGCAGAGAAGGGGAGGAAGTTCTGAATGATCAGAGTTCCCCACTtctcttccttcctcttcacctTTCTTCTCACCTTccttcctctccatcagctcatcCTTCTGCTTTGACACAGCCCTCTGAAAGCCAAATGGATGCGGCTGAGACAGATACCAGCAGTAGCTCGGCTGCTCAGCTTGTTGCTGGTGCCATGTGCAGGTCCTCTTCTATGCTGGTGGAACCCTTCAAAACCGGTTATCTGACACTCAAAGAGCTACAGATAACATTCAGCAATAAATCCATCTAA
- the LOC124863926 gene encoding interleukin-2 receptor subunit beta-like isoform X2 — MIFKVMSPAVEMLWSLCMLLVLLPVDPADAHTGSPGLLCTNDFVNNVSCSWTRSWVGSAENCWITGVKKYWKSRSIELIAQSCKLKQHRNSSLGCSFVFEKTAFSGSEVMPFINLTCNGTLVKDIKNYKPVDHIKMHPPGAPQVNITANFTLISWTLGSPVSMYFEASFNFELRVKQREQQWKDSKEFNTKEQELRSPVGKLKGNLEVRVRVKPSNRDKSHWSDWSPTTSWVDLADKKDWSPDQNSVKWILLLLSLCLLVIVLLAYYKSCKARGLLKGKPLPNPSKYFQTLHSVHQGNLKEWLNPLSGTQSFMVPSCDQIAQVAVCEDWNEMMPSPSPTSSSTSTFLHFHRNSISCSDNSGVIYNSSSLSSFSNVGYFISSSCSGSARTNPNPAYFTYHDNFQNLPQINGPQFCLYDPLNSFPEYESLKREPESPDSGFGIMKEDEMKETHRVICREGEEVLNDQSSPLLFLPLHLSSHLPSSPSAHPSALTQPSESQMDAAETDTSSSSAAQLVAGAMCRSSSMLVEPFKTGYLTLKELQITFSNKSI; from the exons ATGATATTTAAAG TCATGTCGCCGGCCGTGGAGATGCTGTGGTCCCTGTGCATGCTTCTGGTTCTGCTTCCAGTGGATCCAGCTGACGCTCACACAGGCTCTCCTG GACTCCTCTGCACAAATGACTTTGTTAACAATGTCAGCTGTAGTTGGACCAGATCATGGGTTGGTTCTGCTGAGAACTGTTGGATTACGGGAGTGAAGAAATATTGGAAATCTAGATCAATTGAATTAATAGC CCAAAGCTGCAAACTGAAACAACACAGAAATTCTTCTCTGGGCTGCAGTTTTGTCTTTGAAAAGACA GCTTTTTCTGGTTCTGAAGTGATGCCATTCATCAATTTAACATGTAATGGCACACTGGTGAAGGACATTAAAAACTACAAGCCAGTGGATCACA TTAAAATGCATCCtccaggagctccacaggtcAACATCACTGCCAATTTCACCCTGATATCGTGGACTCTGGGGAGTCCTGTCTCAATGTATTTTGAGGCTTCCTTCAACTTCGAGCTTCGGGTCAAACAGAGAGAACAACAATGGAAG GATTCCAAAGAGTTTAACACAAAAGAGCAAGAGCTGAGATCTCCTGTGGGGAAACTAAAGGGCAACCTGGAGGTCAGAGTCCGAGTCAAGCCGTCTAATAGGGACAAGAGCCACTGGAGCGATTGGAGCCCGACAACATCCTGGGTGGATTTGGCAGATAAGAAAG ACTGGTCACCAGATCAGAACTCGGTGAAGTGGATCTTACTTCTTCTCAGCTTGTGTCTCCTCGTTATTGTTTTGCTGGCCTACTACAAGAGCTGCAAGGCCCGAGG gctGCTTAAAGGGAAGCCGTTACCAAACCCTTCAAAGTACTTCCAAACTCTCCATTCGGTCCACCAAGGAAATCTGAAA gaatGGCTCAATCCCCTTTCAGGGACCCAATCATTCATGGTCCCTTCATGCGACCAAATTGCGCAAGTTGCGGTGTGTGAGGACTGGAATGAGATGATGCCCTCTCCTTCGCCAACTTCCAGCTCCACAAGCACCTTTCTTCACTTCCACAGAAACTCCATTTCTTGCTCAGACAACAGCGGCGTCATCTACAACTCTTCCTCTCTGTCTAGCTTCTCTAATGTGGGCTATTTCATATCCAGCTCCTGCAGCGGCTCAGCTAGGACCAACCCCAATCCGGCTTACTTCACCTATCATGACAATTTCCAAAACCTTCCCCAAATCAACGGCCCCCAATTCTGCCTCTATGATCCTCTTAATTCATTTCCTGAATATGAAAGTCTGAAGAGGGAGCCAGAGAGCCCTGACTCTGGTTTTGGCATCATGAAGGAAGATGAAATGAAAGAGACACACAGAGTCATTTGCAGAGAAGGGGAGGAAGTTCTGAATGATCAGAGTTCCCCACTtctcttccttcctcttcacctTTCTTCTCACCTTccttcctctccatcagctcatcCTTCTGCTTTGACACAGCCCTCTGAAAGCCAAATGGATGCGGCTGAGACAGATACCAGCAGTAGCTCGGCTGCTCAGCTTGTTGCTGGTGCCATGTGCAGGTCCTCTTCTATGCTGGTGGAACCCTTCAAAACCGGTTATCTGACACTCAAAGAGCTACAGATAACATTCAGCAATAAATCCATCTAA
- the LOC124863926 gene encoding interleukin-2 receptor subunit beta-like isoform X3 gives MSPAVEMLWSLCMLLVLLPVDPADAHTGSPGLLCTNDFVNNVSCSWTRSWVGSAENCWITGVKKYWKSRSIELIAQSCKLKQHRNSSLGCSFVFEKTAFSGSEVMPFINLTCNGTLVKDIKNYKPVDHIKMHPPGAPQVNITANFTLISWTLGSPVSMYFEASFNFELRVKQREQQWKDSKEFNTKEQELRSPVGKLKGNLEVRVRVKPSNRDKSHWSDWSPTTSWVDLADKKDWSPDQNSVKWILLLLSLCLLVIVLLAYYKSCKARGLLKGKPLPNPSKYFQTLHSVHQGNLKEWLNPLSGTQSFMVPSCDQIAQVAVCEDWNEMMPSPSPTSSSTSTFLHFHRNSISCSDNSGVIYNSSSLSSFSNVGYFISSSCSGSARTNPNPAYFTYHDNFQNLPQINGPQFCLYDPLNSFPEYESLKREPESPDSGFGIMKEDEMKETHRVICREGEEVLNDQSSPLLFLPLHLSSHLPSSPSAHPSALTQPSESQMDAAETDTSSSSAAQLVAGAMCRSSSMLVEPFKTGYLTLKELQITFSNKSI, from the exons ATGTCGCCGGCCGTGGAGATGCTGTGGTCCCTGTGCATGCTTCTGGTTCTGCTTCCAGTGGATCCAGCTGACGCTCACACAGGCTCTCCTG GACTCCTCTGCACAAATGACTTTGTTAACAATGTCAGCTGTAGTTGGACCAGATCATGGGTTGGTTCTGCTGAGAACTGTTGGATTACGGGAGTGAAGAAATATTGGAAATCTAGATCAATTGAATTAATAGC CCAAAGCTGCAAACTGAAACAACACAGAAATTCTTCTCTGGGCTGCAGTTTTGTCTTTGAAAAGACA GCTTTTTCTGGTTCTGAAGTGATGCCATTCATCAATTTAACATGTAATGGCACACTGGTGAAGGACATTAAAAACTACAAGCCAGTGGATCACA TTAAAATGCATCCtccaggagctccacaggtcAACATCACTGCCAATTTCACCCTGATATCGTGGACTCTGGGGAGTCCTGTCTCAATGTATTTTGAGGCTTCCTTCAACTTCGAGCTTCGGGTCAAACAGAGAGAACAACAATGGAAG GATTCCAAAGAGTTTAACACAAAAGAGCAAGAGCTGAGATCTCCTGTGGGGAAACTAAAGGGCAACCTGGAGGTCAGAGTCCGAGTCAAGCCGTCTAATAGGGACAAGAGCCACTGGAGCGATTGGAGCCCGACAACATCCTGGGTGGATTTGGCAGATAAGAAAG ACTGGTCACCAGATCAGAACTCGGTGAAGTGGATCTTACTTCTTCTCAGCTTGTGTCTCCTCGTTATTGTTTTGCTGGCCTACTACAAGAGCTGCAAGGCCCGAGG gctGCTTAAAGGGAAGCCGTTACCAAACCCTTCAAAGTACTTCCAAACTCTCCATTCGGTCCACCAAGGAAATCTGAAA gaatGGCTCAATCCCCTTTCAGGGACCCAATCATTCATGGTCCCTTCATGCGACCAAATTGCGCAAGTTGCGGTGTGTGAGGACTGGAATGAGATGATGCCCTCTCCTTCGCCAACTTCCAGCTCCACAAGCACCTTTCTTCACTTCCACAGAAACTCCATTTCTTGCTCAGACAACAGCGGCGTCATCTACAACTCTTCCTCTCTGTCTAGCTTCTCTAATGTGGGCTATTTCATATCCAGCTCCTGCAGCGGCTCAGCTAGGACCAACCCCAATCCGGCTTACTTCACCTATCATGACAATTTCCAAAACCTTCCCCAAATCAACGGCCCCCAATTCTGCCTCTATGATCCTCTTAATTCATTTCCTGAATATGAAAGTCTGAAGAGGGAGCCAGAGAGCCCTGACTCTGGTTTTGGCATCATGAAGGAAGATGAAATGAAAGAGACACACAGAGTCATTTGCAGAGAAGGGGAGGAAGTTCTGAATGATCAGAGTTCCCCACTtctcttccttcctcttcacctTTCTTCTCACCTTccttcctctccatcagctcatcCTTCTGCTTTGACACAGCCCTCTGAAAGCCAAATGGATGCGGCTGAGACAGATACCAGCAGTAGCTCGGCTGCTCAGCTTGTTGCTGGTGCCATGTGCAGGTCCTCTTCTATGCTGGTGGAACCCTTCAAAACCGGTTATCTGACACTCAAAGAGCTACAGATAACATTCAGCAATAAATCCATCTAA